The sequence CTGAGCTTAAAAACCTTATAAAGAGATTTGAATTATTGGTTGGAGAAGGCAATACAGACGAAGCTAGAGAAGTACTTAAAGTGATAGATAGAAAATTAAAGAAAGCAGAACAAAGAAACTTATTCCACAAGAATAAAGTTGCTAGAAAGATGAGTAGATTAACTCATAAGTTAAATAAGGCTGTTTAGTTAAAAGAGACCTTATTGTCTCTTTTAACTATTTTAATTTTTTTAAAAGAAATTTAAAAAAAACTCTTTACAAAACGAAATTCTTGTTGTATAATGATAAGGTAGTTTTGGACCATTAGCTCAGATGGTAGAGCAACTGACTCTTAATCAGTGGGTCTAGGGTTCGAGTCCCTAATGGTCCACCACGAAGAAACGTGTTATAGCACGTTTCTTTTTTTATGTCCACAGCTATTAAAGAAGTTCATATATCAATACATTTGTGATTCTAATCAATTGACAATTAAGCCATTTAATGTTAATATATTAGTAGGTGATGATAGTGGAGAATTTTGTAATTATAGATGGTTCGAGCTTACTTAACAGGGCTTTTTATGCGATTAGATTATTGAGTAACAAGAAAGGCATATTTACTAACGGTATATATGGCTTTTTAAATATGCTTGACAAGATTAACGCTGACTACAATCCAAAGTATATGTGCGTTGTCTTCGATAGAAAGGAAAAGACTTTTAGAAAAGATATGTACGAAGAGTATAAGGGCAATAGAATGAAGTTCCCTGATGAGCTTAGCGTTCAATTTCCAATACTTAAGGACATACTTACTAAGATGGGCATAAAGGTTTTGGATAAGGCTGGTTTTGAGGCAGACGACCTTGCTGGCACTCTAACTACTATCAATTGTGAGGGCGTTAAAAAGCTTTTAATAACTGGAGATAAGGACTACTTGCAGCTTATTAAGGATGACACTGATGTTATCATTACCAAAAGAGGCGTTAGTGAATTTGATACATACAATAAAGATAAGATGAACGAGGTTTATGGTTTAAGTCCTGACGAGTTTATTGATTTAAAGGCTCTGATGGGTGACCAATCTGACAATATTCCTGGTATTTATGGCATAGGCGAGAAGACTGCTTTAAAGATACTTAGCGAGTATAGAACCATAGAAAATTTATATGAACATGCGGATGAATTAAGTAAGAACAAGACTAATCAAAGAATTATAGAAGGCAAGGACATGGCTTTTTTATCAAAGAAATTAGCTACTATCGTTAAAGATGTTGATATATCTATGAATATTGAAGACTATAAGATAAAAGATCAAGATGATGAAGCGCTTAGAGAAGTATATGAAGATCTTGAACTAAATTCAAGGTTAAAATCACTTGGTAGCACAAAAAAGGTAGAAGCTGTTGAAAATAATTTAGAGGTAGAAATTCTTGATAAAGACAATTTAGATATTCTTAAAAATCTTAAAGATGAGTTTATATTTTATATTACCACTGATACTGACAAGTATCTTAGCTCTAAAATCGTCTATATTACTTTTATCTTAGATAAAGTTTATATAATAAAAACTGACAATTTATCAGTGATAAAGCATATACTTGAAAGTTCTGAGATAAAAAAAGTATCGCACGACATAAAGAAAGTTTATGTATTAGCTCAAAAAGAAGGTATCAAGATAAATAATTTTAGTTTCGATACAGCTATCGCATATTATTTGATTGATTCAAATAAGTCTAACTATAGCATACAAAGTATGGCTATGGACTATTTGCAAAGACAAATAAATTCGTTTGAAGATATTTATAAAAAAGAAAAAATTAAAGAAAAATTAGTCTCAGCTGTTGATATGAATACAGCTGAAGGCGTATTAAGTAATGAGATTAAGACTATAAAAGATGCGTATCCAATACTTAAGGAAAAAATTGATAGTTTGGATGAAAGAACACTGTTTTATGATATAGAGCTTCCACTTAGTGAGGCTTTAGCAGATATGGAATTCATTGGATTTAAGGTGGATAGAGATGAGCTTTTAAGACTTGGCGACGAGTATGACGAACTTATCAAAGAAAAAGAAAGAATTATTTTCAGTTTAGCTGGTGAGGAATTTAATATAAATTCACCTAAGAAATTATCTGAAATACTATTTGATAAGCTAGGCATTAAGCCTATCAAAAAGACAAAGACAGGCTACTCAACTGACGCTGAAGTCTTGGAAAAGCTGTCTGACAAGCATCCGATAGCAGACCAAATTGTTGAATACAGAACTTATCAAAAGCTTAAATCAACATATATTGACGGCCTTAAGGATTTGATTGATGAGACAGGCAGGATACACTCCTACTTTAATCAAACAAATACTGCAACAGGAAGGATATCCTCGCAAGATCCAAACCTTCAAAACATTCCTATAAGGACTGAGGCCGGCAGAAAGATTAGAAAAGCCTTTGTAAGCGAGGAAGGATATACTCTTGTTGACAGCGACTACTCGCAAATCGAGCTAAGAATACTTGCCTACATTGCTAATGATGAAAAGATGCTACACGCCTTCAAAGAAGGCTTTGATATACACAGAAAGACAGCTTCAGAAGTGTTTAATATACCATTTGATGAAGTAGATAGCGAGCACAGATCGAGAGCAAAGGCTGTTAACTTCGGTATTGTTTATGGTATAAGCGACTATTCACTATCACAAGATCTAAAGATATCGAGAAAAGAAGCAAAAGAGTATATTGATAAGTATTTTGAAAAATTTTCTGGAGTTCATAAATATATGTCTGATGTTGTGGAAAAAGCCAAGGAAGATGGCTACGTTAAGACTCTTTTCAACAGAAGAAGAAATATTCCAGAGCTTCAAAACTCAAACTTTAATATAAGGGCATTTGGCGAGAGAGTTGCTCTTAATATGCCTATACAAGGCACTAGTGCAGATATCATTAAAATCGCTATAGTAAAGATATTTAATAAGTTTAGAGATGATTGTCTAGATGCACACATAATTGTAACTGTTCACGATGAAATCGTTGTAGAAGTAAAGAAAGAAGAGCTTGATAAAGTTAGAAATATCATAAGGACTCTTATGGAAAATATTGATGGCCTAGATATGGACTTGAAGGTTGACATCAATCAAGCGGACAATTGGTACGATGCAAAATAATTATGTCTTAACAGGTTCCATAGCATCTGGAAAGTCTTCAGTATTAAAAATAATTTGTGAAGAAGGATATAATACAATAAGCGCAGATGAAATTGTCACTGAGCTTTATGTTGATGAAGATTTTTTAAGAGATTATAAGAACTTTATAGGTAGAGAATACTTTACCGAAGGGTTAAAGCTTGATAAATATAAGCTTAGGGATGATATATTTAGAGATTCTGCTTTGAAAGAAAGAGTAGAATCCTTTGTGCATCCGCAAGTTTATAAAAAAATCAAAGAAAGTCTAAAAAGTGGATACAATTTTATAGAAATACCACTATTTTTTGAAGCACAAAAATATTTTCTTGAATCAGATATAGAGATAAAAGGCGTAATTTTTATGAATATAGATAAGAATTTACAAGTTTCAAGACTTATGCATAGAAATAAGATTACTAAAGAAGAGGCTGAATCAATGATTGATAGCAGAATTAGTATCGATGATAAAATAAGCTCATCAGACTATATTATTAACAACAATTCAAATTTTGATGATCTTAAAAAAGAAGTCTTGAAAACTTTGGAGAAAATAAATGAAAAAACTAATTAAATTTATTATAAAGCTGTTTATATTAATAATTGTAGCTGAGCTAGTTTACTTGCATTTCATACCTAGGAAGTATGATAAGATTATAGACAATTACTCAGCTGAATATGGAGTAGACAGATCATTAGTTAAGGCGGTAATATTTAAAGAGTCACGTTTTAAGGAAACAGCAGTTTCATCTAAAGGAGCTATTGGACTTATGCAATTAATGCCTTCAACAGCACTGTGGCTTATGAACAAGTTAAAGATAGAAGACTACAAGATAGAGTCACCACAGAACAATATAAGACTAGGAACATATTATTTGTCGTATTTAATGAGTATTATGGATGAAGATGAAGAGCATGCACTACTTGCATATAACGCAGGACCAGAGAATGCTAAGCGCTGGATAAACGCTGAAGGCTACAATAAACAAGATATGGATAACTATGTTGACTTTAATGAAACAAGAAAATATGTTAGAGAAATTAAGCTAACAAGAAACATAATTGATTTTGTTGACAAATATGGCATTCTTTTAAATGAGCTTTCAAAGTTATTGGAGGATTACTTATAGATGAAGAGAAAACTATCATTATTAATTATACTAGTACTTTGCATCACACTAGTATCCTGCAATAAGTCAAGCGATAAAAAAGATAAAACTACTTCAGATAATGAAGCTTATCTCTTATCGCAAGGGGGCAATATTAATTTGCCGCTAACGCCATTTAAGACATTTGATCCAATACTTAATGATAATCTTTACTATTTTTACTTTAAAGATTTGATATACTCTAGCTTATTTGAAGTTAACGATGATTCATCTCTAAGTAATCTCTTAGCTAGCTCTGTAGAGAAAATAGATAATACTAGATACAGAATAAAGCTTAGAGAGGGGGTTAAGTTTCATAACGGCAAAGCCTTGAGCGCTGATGATGTTGTTTTTTCGTATAATTACATTATAAATAACAAAGACAGGTCATTTTATTACAACTTAATTAATGACGAAGCTAATAAAATATTCAATGGTGCAGAGCTTTTTTCTTTAAACAGAATTGATAATAGCACTATAGAAGTGAAGTTCGCAAGTGCAAAGCCAAACAATTTATACGCTCTAACATTTCCTATAGTATCATCAACAGATGACTATAGCGATTATAAGCCGAACGGCACAGGACCTTTTATGTTTAAATCATATGAGAACAACAAAATGCTTGTACTTGAAAAGAATAAATCATACTTCAACGGACAAGCATCCATAGACACAGTTACTGGAGTTGTTATTGAAAATCCGGCTAATATAGAAGGCATATTTGAAACAGGAAAGCTAGATATGTATACAGCCTTTGATTCAAACTATCTAGAGTTTTTAAATAGCTCAAAGTACTCTGTTATAGAGTATCCATCCAATAAACTATATTATCTTGCATTCAATTATAATAAAAGTCCTTCATTAGATTTAAGAAAGATAATTGATGCTAGCATAAATAAAGAAATGATTAATAAAGAAGTTTTTTCTTCAAACTTAGAATTATGTGATGGCTTTTATCCTGACGAGTCAACATTTGGTCAGCACGATATTAAAGAGAGGGAAGACTTAAGCAATTTATTAATAAAGAAAAATGAAAATCATGAATACATTGATGAAAGAAACAAAAAGATTAAATTAAGAGTGCTTTACAATAAGAACGATGCGAAGAGAAGTGCGATAGCAAATATTATCTACACGCAGCTAGACAATTCTGGCTTTAAAGTAGAACTAATTGCTAAAGATGGAAGCAATATTGATTTTAATGAAGACTACGACATCTATGTTGGAGAATATTTAGTAAATAATGCATTCGATCTTAACTATAAATTCTCATCAAGATCAGCATCGAATTTCACGCACTATGCAGACGAGAGATATGAAGAACTGCTTAATAAATTATATACTGGCAATATAGATTACAAAGAACTTAACAATTATTTATTAAATGAAAAAATATATATACCACTAGGTTATGAAAAAAATGCTCTAATATTTAAAGAGAATATGATCTTTGATACTAAACTTAATTTTCAAAATGTATATTCAAAGATAAAAGATTTGATTATTGTGAGCGCAAAGTCTTGATAATATTTCTATTAAATGTTATAATAATTATTTGTGAAATGGGGTGATTTTATGTCAATACTTAAGACCTTTACTGGAGGCGTTCATATGCCTGAGTACAAGGAATTATCAGAAAAACAAGCTATTGAAGAGCAAAAAGAACCAAGTAGAGTTGTTATCCCACTAAACCAACACGTAGGTGCTGAATGTACACCACTTGTAAAAAAAGGCGAATTCGTTAGAGAAGGCCAAAAGATAGGGGATAGTGATGCATCTTTATATGCACCAGTTCATGCGAGTATTTCTGGTATAGTTAGAGATATTGGCAAAGTTTACACTACAGGAGGCTGGCTTGTAAATTCAATTACGATAGAAAAAGCTAGTGATGAAGAACTTGAAGCTTTAGGCAATCCAAACAGTAGTGAACTTTTGATGGAAGGTTACGGTGACTTTAGAAACTTATCTAAAGAAAAAATCATCGAACTAATTAAAGAAGCAGGAATTATAGGTATGGGTGGAGGAGCATTCCCATCGTTTGCAAAAATACAATCATCAGACGATGGCACCATAGATACTATAATCATCAACGCTGCTGAATGCGAGCCATTCTTGACATGTGACCATAGAATGATGCTTGAGTATTCTGACAGAATGATAGGCGGACTTAGGATAGTTATGAAATATCTTAACGTTAGCAGTGCTTACATAGGAATCGAAGACAATAAAAAAGACGCTATAGACTTATTAGAAGAAAAGTTGAAAGATGACAGCTACATAAAAGTAGCAGTACTTAAGACAAAGTTCCCACAAGGGGATGCTTACAGAATGGTAGACTCAATATTAGGAAGAAAAGTTCCTCAAGGTGGAAGAACTAAAAATGTTAATACGTTTGTAAGTAACGTAGGTACTTTTGTTGCCATATATGATGCTGTAACATTCGGTCACACATCTCACAAGAGAGTTGTTACAGTAACAGGCAATGGCATTAAGACACCTAAGAACATCAATGCATACGTTGGAACATCTATTAGAGACCTAGTTGAACAAGCTGGCGGATTTAATGGCAATGTTACAAAAGTAATCGTTGGTGGACCAATGACAGGTGTTGCACAATTTTCGTTAGATACTCCTATCTCTAAGAACACATCAGGTATTATACTTTTAAGAGATGAAGATTACAAAGATGAAGAAGAAAGCCAATGCATTAAATGCGGAAAATGCGTAGAAGTATGTCCAGTACATCTAATGCCACTATACATCTCAAGATATCAAGCTTTAGGCAATCTTAAGATGTGTGACAAATACAACGCACAAAGCTGTATAGTATGCGGATCTTGTTCATATGTATGTCCTGCAAAGAGATTCTTAGCTGAAAGAATTTCAGTAGCAAAGAGAGAGATTAAACAATCTCTAAGAAGATCTAGATAGGAGGTAACTATGGAAAAAAATCAAAACATTCAAGAAGAAAAGCTTTACAGAGTAAGTTTAGCTCCATATTTGCGTTCTAAATCAACTACTCAAAGGATGATGCTAGATGTTATCATAGCACTACTTCCTGCATTAGCAGCAAGTATTTACTTCTTTGGTATGAATGCACTTATGCTATGCGTAGTATCAGTAGCATCATGCGTTGTAGCAGAAGTTC comes from Fenollaria sporofastidiosus and encodes:
- the rpsT gene encoding 30S ribosomal protein S20; translated protein: MANIKSAKKRISVIKNKTLVNKSRKTELKNLIKRFELLVGEGNTDEAREVLKVIDRKLKKAEQRNLFHKNKVARKMSRLTHKLNKAV
- the polA gene encoding DNA polymerase I, whose protein sequence is MENFVIIDGSSLLNRAFYAIRLLSNKKGIFTNGIYGFLNMLDKINADYNPKYMCVVFDRKEKTFRKDMYEEYKGNRMKFPDELSVQFPILKDILTKMGIKVLDKAGFEADDLAGTLTTINCEGVKKLLITGDKDYLQLIKDDTDVIITKRGVSEFDTYNKDKMNEVYGLSPDEFIDLKALMGDQSDNIPGIYGIGEKTALKILSEYRTIENLYEHADELSKNKTNQRIIEGKDMAFLSKKLATIVKDVDISMNIEDYKIKDQDDEALREVYEDLELNSRLKSLGSTKKVEAVENNLEVEILDKDNLDILKNLKDEFIFYITTDTDKYLSSKIVYITFILDKVYIIKTDNLSVIKHILESSEIKKVSHDIKKVYVLAQKEGIKINNFSFDTAIAYYLIDSNKSNYSIQSMAMDYLQRQINSFEDIYKKEKIKEKLVSAVDMNTAEGVLSNEIKTIKDAYPILKEKIDSLDERTLFYDIELPLSEALADMEFIGFKVDRDELLRLGDEYDELIKEKERIIFSLAGEEFNINSPKKLSEILFDKLGIKPIKKTKTGYSTDAEVLEKLSDKHPIADQIVEYRTYQKLKSTYIDGLKDLIDETGRIHSYFNQTNTATGRISSQDPNLQNIPIRTEAGRKIRKAFVSEEGYTLVDSDYSQIELRILAYIANDEKMLHAFKEGFDIHRKTASEVFNIPFDEVDSEHRSRAKAVNFGIVYGISDYSLSQDLKISRKEAKEYIDKYFEKFSGVHKYMSDVVEKAKEDGYVKTLFNRRRNIPELQNSNFNIRAFGERVALNMPIQGTSADIIKIAIVKIFNKFRDDCLDAHIIVTVHDEIVVEVKKEELDKVRNIIRTLMENIDGLDMDLKVDINQADNWYDAK
- the coaE gene encoding dephospho-CoA kinase (Dephospho-CoA kinase (CoaE) performs the final step in coenzyme A biosynthesis.); protein product: MQNNYVLTGSIASGKSSVLKIICEEGYNTISADEIVTELYVDEDFLRDYKNFIGREYFTEGLKLDKYKLRDDIFRDSALKERVESFVHPQVYKKIKESLKSGYNFIEIPLFFEAQKYFLESDIEIKGVIFMNIDKNLQVSRLMHRNKITKEEAESMIDSRISIDDKISSSDYIINNNSNFDDLKKEVLKTLEKINEKTN
- a CDS encoding lytic transglycosylase domain-containing protein: MKKLIKFIIKLFILIIVAELVYLHFIPRKYDKIIDNYSAEYGVDRSLVKAVIFKESRFKETAVSSKGAIGLMQLMPSTALWLMNKLKIEDYKIESPQNNIRLGTYYLSYLMSIMDEDEEHALLAYNAGPENAKRWINAEGYNKQDMDNYVDFNETRKYVREIKLTRNIIDFVDKYGILLNELSKLLEDYL
- a CDS encoding ABC transporter substrate-binding protein, which gives rise to MKRKLSLLIILVLCITLVSCNKSSDKKDKTTSDNEAYLLSQGGNINLPLTPFKTFDPILNDNLYYFYFKDLIYSSLFEVNDDSSLSNLLASSVEKIDNTRYRIKLREGVKFHNGKALSADDVVFSYNYIINNKDRSFYYNLINDEANKIFNGAELFSLNRIDNSTIEVKFASAKPNNLYALTFPIVSSTDDYSDYKPNGTGPFMFKSYENNKMLVLEKNKSYFNGQASIDTVTGVVIENPANIEGIFETGKLDMYTAFDSNYLEFLNSSKYSVIEYPSNKLYYLAFNYNKSPSLDLRKIIDASINKEMINKEVFSSNLELCDGFYPDESTFGQHDIKEREDLSNLLIKKNENHEYIDERNKKIKLRVLYNKNDAKRSAIANIIYTQLDNSGFKVELIAKDGSNIDFNEDYDIYVGEYLVNNAFDLNYKFSSRSASNFTHYADERYEELLNKLYTGNIDYKELNNYLLNEKIYIPLGYEKNALIFKENMIFDTKLNFQNVYSKIKDLIIVSAKS
- the rsxC gene encoding electron transport complex subunit RsxC, producing the protein MSILKTFTGGVHMPEYKELSEKQAIEEQKEPSRVVIPLNQHVGAECTPLVKKGEFVREGQKIGDSDASLYAPVHASISGIVRDIGKVYTTGGWLVNSITIEKASDEELEALGNPNSSELLMEGYGDFRNLSKEKIIELIKEAGIIGMGGGAFPSFAKIQSSDDGTIDTIIINAAECEPFLTCDHRMMLEYSDRMIGGLRIVMKYLNVSSAYIGIEDNKKDAIDLLEEKLKDDSYIKVAVLKTKFPQGDAYRMVDSILGRKVPQGGRTKNVNTFVSNVGTFVAIYDAVTFGHTSHKRVVTVTGNGIKTPKNINAYVGTSIRDLVEQAGGFNGNVTKVIVGGPMTGVAQFSLDTPISKNTSGIILLRDEDYKDEEESQCIKCGKCVEVCPVHLMPLYISRYQALGNLKMCDKYNAQSCIVCGSCSYVCPAKRFLAERISVAKREIKQSLRRSR